The Athene noctua chromosome 15, bAthNoc1.hap1.1, whole genome shotgun sequence genome contains a region encoding:
- the ATP5MF gene encoding ATP synthase F(0) complex subunit f, mitochondrial, which produces MAQPPAPLKDMKLLDVKLGQLPTWLAMRDFTPGGIVGALRRGYDRYFNKYINVKKGGLSGISMVLAGYVVVSYIWSYSHLKHDRHRKYH; this is translated from the exons ATGGCGCAGCCGCCGG CTCCCCTCAAGGACATGAAGCTGCTGGACGTGAAGCTGGGCCAGCTGCCCACCTGGCTGGCCATGAGAGACTTCACCCCCGGGGGCATCGTGGGGGCCCTGCGAAGAG GTTATGACAGATACTTTAATAAATATATCAATGTCAAGAAAGGGGGGCTCAGCGGTATCTCCATGGTGCTTGCCGGTTATGTTGTTGTCAGCTACATCTGGAGCTACAGTCACCTGA AGCATGACCGCCATAGGAAGTACCACTGA